One window of Syngnathus acus chromosome 16, fSynAcu1.2, whole genome shotgun sequence genomic DNA carries:
- the pi4kb gene encoding phosphatidylinositol 4-kinase beta isoform X1, translating to MEEKYAEHSPVQLEHDAPSPRPVPAAAITPPLGVISEGTGEGAGSEGAGPLIDAAAAERACREVLHKLKLRHIDPACDGDRSTGSDRDQDGDEDGRAEGGRRRRPNPSKQSWLLRLFESKLFDVSMAISYLHNSKEPGVQAYIGNRLFSFPHDDVDFFLPQLLNMYVHMDEHVGDAIKPYVVHRCRQSISFSLQCAWLLAAYSSDMHISTQRHSRGAKLRKLILSDQLKPAASRARRDPLTLAPFCAVPTETGLSPSKRTHQRSKSDAAVAVSLSGDLKRTASNPKVENSHDEPLRLAPQRDFIKSLMGIGKRLATLPTKEQKTQRLISELSLLNHKLPARVWLPTAAFEHHVVRVPHTQAVVLNSKDKAPYLIYVEVLEVDNFETSKVPARIPENRIRSTRSVEHLPDCGMSAEQRAGSFSTVPNYDNDDEAWSVDDIGELQVEQLPEVHTSCDNISQFSVDSVGSLDSKEPVFIAAGDIRRRLSEQLAQTPTAFKRDPEDPSAVALKEPWEEKVRRIREGSPYGHMPTWRLLSVIVKCGDDLRQELLAFQVLRQLKTIWETERVPLWIKPYKILVLSSDSGMIEPVVNAVSLHQVKKHSQLSLLDYFLQEHGAPTTEAFLTAQRNFVQSCAGYSLICYLLQVKDRHNGNILLDACGHIIHIDFGFILSSSPKNLGFETSAFKLTAEFVEVMGGPDGDMFNYYKMLMLQGLIAARKHMERVLQIVEIMQQGSQLPCFHGSSTMRGLKERFHMSLTEEQLQLLVEQMVVGSMRSLTTKLYDGFQYITNGIM from the exons ATGGAGGAAAAGTATGCGGAGCACTCTCCCGTCCAATTGGAACACGACGCCCCCTCCCCGCGCCCGGTTCCCGCTGCCGCCATCACTCCCCCACTGGGCGTCATCAGTGAGGGGACGGGCGAGGGGGCGGGCAGCGAAGGAGCGGGGCCGCTGATCgacgcggcggcggcagagAGGGCGTGTCGGGAAGTCCTGCACAAGCTCAAGCTGAGACACATCGACCCCGCCTGCGACGGGGACAGGTCGACCGGGTCAGACAGGGACCAGGACGGGGACGAGGACGGGCGGGCGGAGGgtggccggcggcggcggcccaaCCCGTCCAAGCAGTCGTGGCTCCTGCGCCTGTTTGAGTCCAAACTCTTTGACgtgtccatggccatctcttACCTGCATAACTCCAAGGAGCCCGGCGTGCAGGCCTATATCGGCAACCGACTCTTCAGCTTTCCACACGACGACGTTGACTTCTTCCTGCCGCAGCTCCTCAACATGTACGTGCACATGGATGAGCACGTCGGCGACGCCATCAAGCCTTACGTG GTGCATCGCTGCAGGCAGAGCATCTCCTTCAGCCTGCAGTGCGCGTGGCTGCTGGCGGCGTACTCGTCCGATATGCACATCTCAACGCAGCGCCACTCGCGAGGTGCCAAGTTGCGCAAGCTCATCCTGTCTGACCAGCTCAAGCCGGCCGCCAGCCGGGCCCGCCGGGACCCCCTGACGCTGGCGCCCTTCTGTGCCGTGCCCACCGAGACAGGCCTGTCGCCCTCCAAACGCACACACCAGCGGTCCAAGTCGGACGCAGCCGTGGCCGTCAGCCTCAGTGGCGACCTCAAGAGGACGGCCAGCAACCCGAAAGTGGAGAACAGCCATGACGAG CCGCTGCGCCTGGCGCCGCAGCGCGACTTCATCAAGTCTTTGATGGGCATCGGTAAGCGTTTGGCCACGCTGCCCACCAAAGAGCAGAAGACGCAGCGGCTCATCTCGGAGCTATCGCTGCTCAACCACAAGCTGCCCGCCCGCGTCTGGCTGCCCACCGCCGCCTTCGAGCACCACGTGGTGCGCGTGCCGCATACGCAGGCCGTCGTGCTCAACTCCAAGGACAAG GCGCCTTACCTTATCTATGTGGAGGTTCTGGAGGTGGACAACTTTGAGACGTCCAAGGTGCCGGCTCGAATCCCGGAGAACCGTATCAGGAGCACACGCTCAGTGGAGCACCTGCCTGACTGCGGCATGAGCGCTGAGCAACGCGCCGGAAGCTTCTCCACCGTCCCCAACTACGACAACGATGATGAGGCCTGGTCGGTGGATGACATCGGCGAGCTGCAGGTCGAG CAGCTTCCGGAGGTTCACACCAGCTGCGACAACATCAGTCAGTTTTCCGTGGACAGCGTAGGCAGTCTTGACAGCAAAGAACCCGTCTTCATCGCTGCGGGGGACATCAG GCGTCGGCTgtctgagcagctggcgcagACCCCCACCGCTTTCAAGCGCGACCCCGAGGACCCGTCGGCCGTGGCTCTCAAAGAACCGTGGGAGGAGAAAGTCCG GAGGATCCGCGAAGGCTCCCCTTACGGGCACATGCCAACCTGGCGCCTGCTATCCGTCATCGTCAAGTGCGGCGATGACCTCCGTCAGGAGTTGCTGGCCTTCCAGGTGCTGCGGCAGCTGAAG ACTATCTGGGAGACGGAGCGGGTGCCGCTGTGGATCAAGCCCTACAAGATCCTGGTTCTGTCGTCGGACAGCGGCATGATCGAGCCGGTGGTCAACGCAGTGTCGCTGCATCAGGTCAAGAAGCACAGCCAGCTGTCTCTGCTGGACTACTTCCTGCAGGAGCACGGTGCGCCCACCACCGAAGCCTTCCTGACAGCGCAGAGGAACTTTGTGCAAAGCTGTGCTGGCTACAGCCTCATCTGCTACCTGCTGCAGGTCAAGGACAG GCACAATGGCAACATCCTGCTGGACGCATGCGGCCACATCATCCACATCGACTTCGGCTTCATCCTGTCCAGCTCGCCCAAGAACCTCGGCTTCGAGACGTCCGCTTTCAAACTCACCGCCGAGTTTGTTGAG GTGATGGGCGGTCCCGACGGCGACATGTTCAATTACTACAAGATGTTGATGCTCCAGGGCCTGATCGCCGCCCGCAAGCACATGGAGCGTGTGCTGCAAATTGTGGAGATCATGCAACAAG GTTCGCAGCTACCCTGCTTCCACGGCTCAAGCACCATGCGAGGCCTGAAGGAGCGCTTCCACATGAGCCTGACCGAGGAGCAGCTGCAACTTCTAGTTGAACAAATGGTGGTGGGCTCCATGCGCTCGCTCACCACCAAACTTTACGACGGCTTCCAGTACATCACCAACGGCATCATGTGA
- the pi4kb gene encoding phosphatidylinositol 4-kinase beta isoform X2 has product MEEKYAEHSPVQLEHDAPSPRPVPAAAITPPLGVISEGTGEGAGSEGAGPLIDAAAAERACREVLHKLKLRHIDPACDGDRSTGSDRDQDGDEDGRAEGGRRRRPNPSKQSWLLRLFESKLFDVSMAISYLHNSKEPGVQAYIGNRLFSFPHDDVDFFLPQLLNMYVHMDEHVGDAIKPYVVHRCRQSISFSLQCAWLLAAYSSDMHISTQRHSRGAKLRKLILSDQLKPAASRARRDPLTLAPFCAVPTETGLSPSKRTHQRSKSDAAVAVSLSGDLKRTASNPKVENSHDEPLRLAPQRDFIKSLMGIGKRLATLPTKEQKTQRLISELSLLNHKLPARVWLPTAAFEHHVVRVPHTQAVVLNSKDKAPYLIYVEVLEVDNFETSKVPARIPENRIRSTRSVEHLPDCGMSAEQRAGSFSTVPNYDNDDEAWSVDDIGELQVELPEVHTSCDNISQFSVDSVGSLDSKEPVFIAAGDIRRRLSEQLAQTPTAFKRDPEDPSAVALKEPWEEKVRRIREGSPYGHMPTWRLLSVIVKCGDDLRQELLAFQVLRQLKTIWETERVPLWIKPYKILVLSSDSGMIEPVVNAVSLHQVKKHSQLSLLDYFLQEHGAPTTEAFLTAQRNFVQSCAGYSLICYLLQVKDRHNGNILLDACGHIIHIDFGFILSSSPKNLGFETSAFKLTAEFVEVMGGPDGDMFNYYKMLMLQGLIAARKHMERVLQIVEIMQQGSQLPCFHGSSTMRGLKERFHMSLTEEQLQLLVEQMVVGSMRSLTTKLYDGFQYITNGIM; this is encoded by the exons ATGGAGGAAAAGTATGCGGAGCACTCTCCCGTCCAATTGGAACACGACGCCCCCTCCCCGCGCCCGGTTCCCGCTGCCGCCATCACTCCCCCACTGGGCGTCATCAGTGAGGGGACGGGCGAGGGGGCGGGCAGCGAAGGAGCGGGGCCGCTGATCgacgcggcggcggcagagAGGGCGTGTCGGGAAGTCCTGCACAAGCTCAAGCTGAGACACATCGACCCCGCCTGCGACGGGGACAGGTCGACCGGGTCAGACAGGGACCAGGACGGGGACGAGGACGGGCGGGCGGAGGgtggccggcggcggcggcccaaCCCGTCCAAGCAGTCGTGGCTCCTGCGCCTGTTTGAGTCCAAACTCTTTGACgtgtccatggccatctcttACCTGCATAACTCCAAGGAGCCCGGCGTGCAGGCCTATATCGGCAACCGACTCTTCAGCTTTCCACACGACGACGTTGACTTCTTCCTGCCGCAGCTCCTCAACATGTACGTGCACATGGATGAGCACGTCGGCGACGCCATCAAGCCTTACGTG GTGCATCGCTGCAGGCAGAGCATCTCCTTCAGCCTGCAGTGCGCGTGGCTGCTGGCGGCGTACTCGTCCGATATGCACATCTCAACGCAGCGCCACTCGCGAGGTGCCAAGTTGCGCAAGCTCATCCTGTCTGACCAGCTCAAGCCGGCCGCCAGCCGGGCCCGCCGGGACCCCCTGACGCTGGCGCCCTTCTGTGCCGTGCCCACCGAGACAGGCCTGTCGCCCTCCAAACGCACACACCAGCGGTCCAAGTCGGACGCAGCCGTGGCCGTCAGCCTCAGTGGCGACCTCAAGAGGACGGCCAGCAACCCGAAAGTGGAGAACAGCCATGACGAG CCGCTGCGCCTGGCGCCGCAGCGCGACTTCATCAAGTCTTTGATGGGCATCGGTAAGCGTTTGGCCACGCTGCCCACCAAAGAGCAGAAGACGCAGCGGCTCATCTCGGAGCTATCGCTGCTCAACCACAAGCTGCCCGCCCGCGTCTGGCTGCCCACCGCCGCCTTCGAGCACCACGTGGTGCGCGTGCCGCATACGCAGGCCGTCGTGCTCAACTCCAAGGACAAG GCGCCTTACCTTATCTATGTGGAGGTTCTGGAGGTGGACAACTTTGAGACGTCCAAGGTGCCGGCTCGAATCCCGGAGAACCGTATCAGGAGCACACGCTCAGTGGAGCACCTGCCTGACTGCGGCATGAGCGCTGAGCAACGCGCCGGAAGCTTCTCCACCGTCCCCAACTACGACAACGATGATGAGGCCTGGTCGGTGGATGACATCGGCGAGCTGCAGGTCGAG CTTCCGGAGGTTCACACCAGCTGCGACAACATCAGTCAGTTTTCCGTGGACAGCGTAGGCAGTCTTGACAGCAAAGAACCCGTCTTCATCGCTGCGGGGGACATCAG GCGTCGGCTgtctgagcagctggcgcagACCCCCACCGCTTTCAAGCGCGACCCCGAGGACCCGTCGGCCGTGGCTCTCAAAGAACCGTGGGAGGAGAAAGTCCG GAGGATCCGCGAAGGCTCCCCTTACGGGCACATGCCAACCTGGCGCCTGCTATCCGTCATCGTCAAGTGCGGCGATGACCTCCGTCAGGAGTTGCTGGCCTTCCAGGTGCTGCGGCAGCTGAAG ACTATCTGGGAGACGGAGCGGGTGCCGCTGTGGATCAAGCCCTACAAGATCCTGGTTCTGTCGTCGGACAGCGGCATGATCGAGCCGGTGGTCAACGCAGTGTCGCTGCATCAGGTCAAGAAGCACAGCCAGCTGTCTCTGCTGGACTACTTCCTGCAGGAGCACGGTGCGCCCACCACCGAAGCCTTCCTGACAGCGCAGAGGAACTTTGTGCAAAGCTGTGCTGGCTACAGCCTCATCTGCTACCTGCTGCAGGTCAAGGACAG GCACAATGGCAACATCCTGCTGGACGCATGCGGCCACATCATCCACATCGACTTCGGCTTCATCCTGTCCAGCTCGCCCAAGAACCTCGGCTTCGAGACGTCCGCTTTCAAACTCACCGCCGAGTTTGTTGAG GTGATGGGCGGTCCCGACGGCGACATGTTCAATTACTACAAGATGTTGATGCTCCAGGGCCTGATCGCCGCCCGCAAGCACATGGAGCGTGTGCTGCAAATTGTGGAGATCATGCAACAAG GTTCGCAGCTACCCTGCTTCCACGGCTCAAGCACCATGCGAGGCCTGAAGGAGCGCTTCCACATGAGCCTGACCGAGGAGCAGCTGCAACTTCTAGTTGAACAAATGGTGGTGGGCTCCATGCGCTCGCTCACCACCAAACTTTACGACGGCTTCCAGTACATCACCAACGGCATCATGTGA
- the LOC119135900 gene encoding uncharacterized protein LOC119135900 isoform X1, which produces MAGSFQASRSCSALACGPPGQTKRRMPPRVRLKRSSDVSLHQRFSQVLAGQLMRPHVATAPESVLLLVASSSSVSPKSQTCFSPVPATSPPTRRASVWTRLGWRRVGFWTFRNKYGWRARCRAALAKPRGSGRLAGHRCQKVARGALESSVCSRGQSIKVPTKRELDAQLDGYMAMSKKRLDADLDAYMAKSKKQLDADLDAYMALAGQSPTWWE; this is translated from the exons ATGGCCGGGAGCTTCCAAGCCAGCAGGAGTTGCAGCGCGCTTGCTTGTGGGCCACCGGGACAG ACGAAGAGACGAATGCCACCCCGCGTTCGCCTGAAACGTTCTTCGGACGTATCCCTTCATCAGCG CTTCTCTCAGGTGCTGGCTGGGCAACTGATGCGACCCCACGTGGCAACCGCTCCCGAGTCTGTGCTTCTATTGGTGGCATCCTCATCTTCAGTCAGTCCG AAGAGTCAAACGTGCTTCTCGCCGGTGCCCGCGACTTCACCCCCCACCAGACGAGCGAGCGTGTGGACCCGGCTGGGCTGGCGGCGGGTCGGCTTCTGGACTTTCCGGAACAAGTACGGATGGAGAGCCAGGTGCCGCGCCGCCCTCGCCAAACCAA GAGGGAGTGGAAGGCTGGCTGGACATCGCTGCCAAAAAGTGGCTCGTGGAGCCCTGGAGTCCTCTGTTTGTTCGAGGGGGCAGAGCATCAAAGTGCCCACTAAAAGAGAGCTGGACGCGCAGCTGGATGGCTACATGGCCATGTCCAAGAAGCGACTGGATGCCGACCTAGACGCGTATATGGCCAAGTCCAAGAAGCAACTGGACGCCGATCTGGACGCCTACATGGCGCTCGCCGGACAGTCACCAACATGGTGGGAATGA
- the pi4kb gene encoding phosphatidylinositol 4-kinase beta isoform X3: MEEKYAEHSPVQLEHDAPSPRPVPAAAITPPLGVISEGTGEGAGSEGAGPLIDAAAAERACREVLHKLKLRHIDPACDGDRSTGSDRDQDGDEDGRAEGGRRRRPNPSKQSWLLRLFESKLFDVSMAISYLHNSKEPGVQAYIGNRLFSFPHDDVDFFLPQLLNMYVHMDEHVGDAIKPYVVHRCRQSISFSLQCAWLLAAYSSDMHISTQRHSRGAKLRKLILSDQLKPAASRARRDPLTLAPFCAVPTETGLSPSKRTHQRSKSDAAVAVSLSGDLKRTASNPKVENSHDEPLRLAPQRDFIKSLMGIGKRLATLPTKEQKTQRLISELSLLNHKLPARVWLPTAAFEHHVVRVPHTQAVVLNSKDKAPYLIYVEVLEVDNFETSKVPARIPENRIRSTRSVEHLPDCGMSAEQRAGSFSTVPNYDNDDEAWSVDDIGELQLPEVHTSCDNISQFSVDSVGSLDSKEPVFIAAGDIRRRLSEQLAQTPTAFKRDPEDPSAVALKEPWEEKVRRIREGSPYGHMPTWRLLSVIVKCGDDLRQELLAFQVLRQLKTIWETERVPLWIKPYKILVLSSDSGMIEPVVNAVSLHQVKKHSQLSLLDYFLQEHGAPTTEAFLTAQRNFVQSCAGYSLICYLLQVKDRHNGNILLDACGHIIHIDFGFILSSSPKNLGFETSAFKLTAEFVEVMGGPDGDMFNYYKMLMLQGLIAARKHMERVLQIVEIMQQGSQLPCFHGSSTMRGLKERFHMSLTEEQLQLLVEQMVVGSMRSLTTKLYDGFQYITNGIM, encoded by the exons ATGGAGGAAAAGTATGCGGAGCACTCTCCCGTCCAATTGGAACACGACGCCCCCTCCCCGCGCCCGGTTCCCGCTGCCGCCATCACTCCCCCACTGGGCGTCATCAGTGAGGGGACGGGCGAGGGGGCGGGCAGCGAAGGAGCGGGGCCGCTGATCgacgcggcggcggcagagAGGGCGTGTCGGGAAGTCCTGCACAAGCTCAAGCTGAGACACATCGACCCCGCCTGCGACGGGGACAGGTCGACCGGGTCAGACAGGGACCAGGACGGGGACGAGGACGGGCGGGCGGAGGgtggccggcggcggcggcccaaCCCGTCCAAGCAGTCGTGGCTCCTGCGCCTGTTTGAGTCCAAACTCTTTGACgtgtccatggccatctcttACCTGCATAACTCCAAGGAGCCCGGCGTGCAGGCCTATATCGGCAACCGACTCTTCAGCTTTCCACACGACGACGTTGACTTCTTCCTGCCGCAGCTCCTCAACATGTACGTGCACATGGATGAGCACGTCGGCGACGCCATCAAGCCTTACGTG GTGCATCGCTGCAGGCAGAGCATCTCCTTCAGCCTGCAGTGCGCGTGGCTGCTGGCGGCGTACTCGTCCGATATGCACATCTCAACGCAGCGCCACTCGCGAGGTGCCAAGTTGCGCAAGCTCATCCTGTCTGACCAGCTCAAGCCGGCCGCCAGCCGGGCCCGCCGGGACCCCCTGACGCTGGCGCCCTTCTGTGCCGTGCCCACCGAGACAGGCCTGTCGCCCTCCAAACGCACACACCAGCGGTCCAAGTCGGACGCAGCCGTGGCCGTCAGCCTCAGTGGCGACCTCAAGAGGACGGCCAGCAACCCGAAAGTGGAGAACAGCCATGACGAG CCGCTGCGCCTGGCGCCGCAGCGCGACTTCATCAAGTCTTTGATGGGCATCGGTAAGCGTTTGGCCACGCTGCCCACCAAAGAGCAGAAGACGCAGCGGCTCATCTCGGAGCTATCGCTGCTCAACCACAAGCTGCCCGCCCGCGTCTGGCTGCCCACCGCCGCCTTCGAGCACCACGTGGTGCGCGTGCCGCATACGCAGGCCGTCGTGCTCAACTCCAAGGACAAG GCGCCTTACCTTATCTATGTGGAGGTTCTGGAGGTGGACAACTTTGAGACGTCCAAGGTGCCGGCTCGAATCCCGGAGAACCGTATCAGGAGCACACGCTCAGTGGAGCACCTGCCTGACTGCGGCATGAGCGCTGAGCAACGCGCCGGAAGCTTCTCCACCGTCCCCAACTACGACAACGATGATGAGGCCTGGTCGGTGGATGACATCGGCGAGCTGCAG CTTCCGGAGGTTCACACCAGCTGCGACAACATCAGTCAGTTTTCCGTGGACAGCGTAGGCAGTCTTGACAGCAAAGAACCCGTCTTCATCGCTGCGGGGGACATCAG GCGTCGGCTgtctgagcagctggcgcagACCCCCACCGCTTTCAAGCGCGACCCCGAGGACCCGTCGGCCGTGGCTCTCAAAGAACCGTGGGAGGAGAAAGTCCG GAGGATCCGCGAAGGCTCCCCTTACGGGCACATGCCAACCTGGCGCCTGCTATCCGTCATCGTCAAGTGCGGCGATGACCTCCGTCAGGAGTTGCTGGCCTTCCAGGTGCTGCGGCAGCTGAAG ACTATCTGGGAGACGGAGCGGGTGCCGCTGTGGATCAAGCCCTACAAGATCCTGGTTCTGTCGTCGGACAGCGGCATGATCGAGCCGGTGGTCAACGCAGTGTCGCTGCATCAGGTCAAGAAGCACAGCCAGCTGTCTCTGCTGGACTACTTCCTGCAGGAGCACGGTGCGCCCACCACCGAAGCCTTCCTGACAGCGCAGAGGAACTTTGTGCAAAGCTGTGCTGGCTACAGCCTCATCTGCTACCTGCTGCAGGTCAAGGACAG GCACAATGGCAACATCCTGCTGGACGCATGCGGCCACATCATCCACATCGACTTCGGCTTCATCCTGTCCAGCTCGCCCAAGAACCTCGGCTTCGAGACGTCCGCTTTCAAACTCACCGCCGAGTTTGTTGAG GTGATGGGCGGTCCCGACGGCGACATGTTCAATTACTACAAGATGTTGATGCTCCAGGGCCTGATCGCCGCCCGCAAGCACATGGAGCGTGTGCTGCAAATTGTGGAGATCATGCAACAAG GTTCGCAGCTACCCTGCTTCCACGGCTCAAGCACCATGCGAGGCCTGAAGGAGCGCTTCCACATGAGCCTGACCGAGGAGCAGCTGCAACTTCTAGTTGAACAAATGGTGGTGGGCTCCATGCGCTCGCTCACCACCAAACTTTACGACGGCTTCCAGTACATCACCAACGGCATCATGTGA
- the LOC119135900 gene encoding uncharacterized protein LOC119135900 isoform X2 yields the protein MAGSFQASRSCSARFSQVLAGQLMRPHVATAPESVLLLVASSSSVSPKSQTCFSPVPATSPPTRRASVWTRLGWRRVGFWTFRNKYGWRARCRAALAKPRGSGRLAGHRCQKVARGALESSVCSRGQSIKVPTKRELDAQLDGYMAMSKKRLDADLDAYMAKSKKQLDADLDAYMALAGQSPTWWE from the exons ATGGCCGGGAGCTTCCAAGCCAGCAGGAGTTGCAGCGCGC GCTTCTCTCAGGTGCTGGCTGGGCAACTGATGCGACCCCACGTGGCAACCGCTCCCGAGTCTGTGCTTCTATTGGTGGCATCCTCATCTTCAGTCAGTCCG AAGAGTCAAACGTGCTTCTCGCCGGTGCCCGCGACTTCACCCCCCACCAGACGAGCGAGCGTGTGGACCCGGCTGGGCTGGCGGCGGGTCGGCTTCTGGACTTTCCGGAACAAGTACGGATGGAGAGCCAGGTGCCGCGCCGCCCTCGCCAAACCAA GAGGGAGTGGAAGGCTGGCTGGACATCGCTGCCAAAAAGTGGCTCGTGGAGCCCTGGAGTCCTCTGTTTGTTCGAGGGGGCAGAGCATCAAAGTGCCCACTAAAAGAGAGCTGGACGCGCAGCTGGATGGCTACATGGCCATGTCCAAGAAGCGACTGGATGCCGACCTAGACGCGTATATGGCCAAGTCCAAGAAGCAACTGGACGCCGATCTGGACGCCTACATGGCGCTCGCCGGACAGTCACCAACATGGTGGGAATGA